A stretch of the Tardiphaga sp. 709 genome encodes the following:
- a CDS encoding glutathione S-transferase family protein, with protein sequence MKLYDSIGPNPRVVRMFMAEKGISLPVQTVDLAGGENREPAHLARNPHGQMPTLELDDGAYVSETVAICEYVEEMHPTPPLIGTTPEQRAEARMWRQRVDLNICQHIANGYRFSEGLKRFETRIVCVPEGAPGLKTIAIDRLRWLDGQMGGKTFICGERFTMADIVLFCWLDFADKVKQPWDRGNARIAAWFERVGARESVKA encoded by the coding sequence ATGAAGCTCTACGATTCCATCGGACCGAATCCGCGCGTGGTGCGCATGTTCATGGCCGAGAAAGGCATCAGCCTCCCCGTCCAGACCGTCGATCTTGCGGGTGGCGAGAACCGCGAGCCCGCGCATCTGGCGCGCAATCCGCATGGGCAGATGCCGACGCTCGAACTGGACGATGGCGCCTATGTGTCCGAAACGGTCGCGATCTGCGAATATGTCGAGGAGATGCATCCGACGCCGCCGCTGATCGGCACCACGCCCGAGCAGCGCGCCGAGGCGCGGATGTGGCGGCAGCGCGTCGATCTCAACATCTGCCAGCACATCGCCAACGGCTATCGCTTTTCGGAGGGATTGAAGCGCTTCGAGACACGTATCGTCTGCGTGCCCGAAGGCGCGCCGGGCCTGAAAACAATCGCCATCGACCGGCTGCGCTGGCTCGACGGACAGATGGGCGGCAAGACCTTCATCTGCGGCGAGCGGTTCACCATGGCCGACATCGTGCTGTTTTGCTGGCTCGATTTCGCCGACAAGGTGAAGCAGCCTTGGGACCGGGGCAATGCGAGGATCGCAGCGTGGTTCGAGCGGGTCGGTGCGCGGGAGAGTGTGAAGGCGTAA
- a CDS encoding MATE family efflux transporter, whose product MKLEPPQAIVAATAAPVHEMNPRTRMLLQAPIASTLVKLAWPNLLVMLAQASTGLIETWWVSHLGSDALTGMAVVFPGFMMMQMLSAGAMGGGISSAIARALGARRTDDAEALVMHATLINILLGLIGSAIFLIWGRAIYTAMGVSGGALDAAMQYSNVVFGGSVLVWLMNGFASIIRGTGNMLVPSLSICIGVVLLIPLSPLLIFGWGPIPALGIAGGGWAVVLSTFTVGAVLAGYILSGRCIVHFKLARLRWDLSADILRVGAIAAVISLQTSFTVLLTTALVGGFAGGDAVAGFGTGVRLEYLMVPLAFGFGGPLVALVGTNIGAGQEQRALRAALIGGGMVFVITETVGLAAAIWPAAWLGLFGSDPQMIETGSAYLRIVGPAYGFFGLGLSLYFASQGAGKMLYPLLAGVLRLLISIGGGWLALRLTGSLTWLFACLTFALVVYGTIIVTAVASGTWFKTNPV is encoded by the coding sequence ATGAAACTGGAACCGCCGCAGGCCATCGTCGCCGCCACCGCCGCGCCCGTCCACGAGATGAACCCGCGGACGCGCATGCTGCTGCAGGCGCCGATCGCTTCCACGCTGGTCAAGCTGGCCTGGCCCAATCTGCTGGTGATGCTGGCGCAGGCCTCCACCGGCCTGATCGAGACCTGGTGGGTGTCGCATCTGGGCTCTGATGCGCTGACCGGCATGGCCGTGGTATTTCCCGGCTTCATGATGATGCAGATGCTGTCGGCTGGTGCCATGGGCGGCGGTATTTCCTCAGCGATCGCCCGCGCGCTCGGTGCAAGGCGCACCGACGATGCCGAGGCGCTGGTGATGCACGCGACCCTTATCAATATCCTGCTCGGCCTCATCGGCTCGGCGATCTTCCTGATCTGGGGCCGTGCGATTTACACGGCGATGGGCGTCAGCGGCGGCGCACTGGACGCGGCCATGCAGTATTCCAACGTGGTATTCGGCGGCAGCGTGCTGGTCTGGCTGATGAACGGCTTTGCCAGCATCATCCGTGGCACCGGCAACATGCTCGTGCCGTCGCTGTCGATCTGTATCGGCGTGGTGCTACTGATCCCGCTGTCGCCGCTGCTGATCTTCGGCTGGGGTCCGATCCCCGCACTCGGCATCGCCGGCGGCGGCTGGGCCGTGGTGCTGTCGACCTTCACCGTCGGCGCGGTGCTCGCAGGCTACATCCTCTCCGGCCGCTGCATCGTGCATTTCAAGCTGGCGCGGCTGCGCTGGGATCTGTCAGCCGACATCCTGCGCGTCGGCGCCATCGCCGCGGTGATCTCCCTGCAGACGAGTTTCACGGTGCTGCTGACCACCGCACTGGTCGGAGGCTTCGCTGGCGGCGATGCTGTTGCCGGGTTCGGCACGGGCGTGCGGCTGGAATATCTGATGGTGCCATTGGCGTTTGGATTTGGCGGACCGCTGGTCGCCCTGGTCGGCACCAATATCGGCGCGGGACAGGAGCAGCGCGCCCTGCGGGCGGCGCTGATCGGCGGCGGCATGGTGTTCGTAATCACCGAAACCGTCGGCCTTGCGGCCGCGATCTGGCCGGCCGCCTGGCTCGGCCTGTTCGGGTCGGATCCACAGATGATCGAGACCGGCAGCGCCTATCTGCGCATCGTCGGTCCGGCATATGGCTTCTTCGGTCTCGGCCTGTCGCTGTATTTCGCCTCGCAGGGCGCCGGCAAAATGCTCTATCCGCTGCTGGCCGGCGTGCTGCGCCTCCTGATCTCCATCGGCGGCGGCTGGCTGGCGCTGCGGCTGACGGGATCTCTGACCTGGCTGTTCGCCTGCCTGACCTTCGCGCTGGTCGTCTACGGCACTATCATCGTCACGGCGGTGGCGTCCGGGACCTGGTTCAAGACCAATCCGGTCTGA
- a CDS encoding AMP-binding protein, producing MTDVLNAFPTVGAQTLRALARYPDRIAFSWPGGTITYRGTTDLIARLQNVFMNLGAQPGTKVALLTANRADTWCAGVAAQLSRFAISWLHPLGSMQDQVDQIEDAGSTILIIDADNFLQRGGELATRAQGLQHVFTLGRADYGIDLLKVVGNGGSATARDFAVIDDIAVLNYTGGTTGKSKGALRRHREVSGFASAILADFEIPDRPSYLTVAPISHVAGTKVLPTLMRGGTVHMLKGFDPEAVLKTIERERINFTLFVPTMIYVLLDNPALSKTDLSSLDLVLYGASPMSPSRLVEGIERIGPVFSQLYGQTECYPVSVLRKTDHDPRKPELFLSCGFPIAVCDVRILDDDDQEVSPGEAGEICVRAPHVMKEYWKRPEQTAETLKNGWLHTGDIARADERGYMFILDRKKDMIVSGGFNIFPREIEDVLTTHADVAMCAVVGVPDDKWGEAVTAIVVARGGAKPNADELINLVKTRKGSAHAPKHIKFVTELPMTGVGKIDKKALRASFWVGRERMVG from the coding sequence ATGACGGACGTGCTCAACGCGTTTCCGACGGTCGGGGCGCAGACCTTGCGGGCGCTGGCGCGCTATCCGGATCGCATCGCTTTCAGCTGGCCCGGCGGCACCATCACCTATCGCGGCACCACGGACCTGATCGCGCGACTGCAGAATGTGTTCATGAACCTCGGCGCACAGCCCGGCACCAAAGTGGCGTTGCTGACAGCCAATCGCGCCGACACCTGGTGCGCCGGTGTCGCCGCACAACTGTCGCGTTTCGCAATCTCCTGGCTGCATCCGCTGGGCTCGATGCAGGACCAGGTCGACCAGATCGAGGATGCCGGCTCGACCATCCTGATTATCGACGCCGACAATTTCCTGCAGCGCGGCGGCGAACTGGCGACGCGCGCCCAGGGCCTGCAGCATGTGTTCACGCTCGGCCGTGCAGACTACGGCATCGATCTCCTGAAAGTCGTCGGTAATGGCGGCAGCGCCACCGCGCGGGACTTCGCTGTTATCGATGACATCGCGGTGCTGAACTACACCGGCGGCACCACCGGCAAATCGAAGGGCGCCTTGCGCCGGCACCGCGAAGTATCGGGCTTTGCCAGCGCTATTCTCGCGGATTTCGAGATTCCGGATCGGCCGAGCTATCTCACGGTGGCGCCGATCAGTCATGTCGCCGGCACCAAGGTGCTACCGACGCTGATGCGCGGAGGCACTGTACATATGCTGAAAGGGTTCGATCCCGAGGCCGTGCTCAAGACGATCGAGCGCGAGCGGATCAATTTCACGCTGTTCGTACCGACCATGATCTATGTGCTGCTCGACAATCCCGCGCTGTCGAAAACCGACCTCTCCTCGCTCGATCTCGTGCTTTACGGCGCCTCGCCGATGTCACCAAGCCGGCTGGTCGAAGGCATCGAGCGGATCGGGCCGGTGTTCTCGCAGCTTTACGGGCAGACCGAATGCTATCCGGTGTCGGTGCTGCGCAAGACGGATCATGATCCGAGGAAGCCCGAGCTGTTCTTGTCCTGCGGCTTCCCCATCGCAGTCTGCGACGTCCGCATCCTCGACGATGACGACCAGGAAGTCTCGCCCGGCGAGGCCGGCGAGATCTGCGTCCGCGCGCCGCACGTGATGAAGGAATACTGGAAGCGGCCGGAGCAGACCGCAGAGACGCTGAAGAATGGCTGGCTGCATACTGGCGACATCGCCCGCGCCGACGAGCGCGGCTACATGTTCATCCTCGACCGCAAGAAGGACATGATCGTCTCCGGCGGCTTCAACATCTTCCCGCGCGAGATCGAGGATGTGCTCACCACCCACGCGGATGTGGCGATGTGCGCCGTGGTCGGCGTGCCCGACGACAAATGGGGCGAAGCCGTCACCGCCATCGTGGTCGCCCGCGGCGGCGCGAAGCCGAATGCGGATGAGCTGATCAATCTGGTGAAGACCCGCAAGGGTTCGGCCCATGCGCCGAAGCACATCAAGTTCGTGACCGAATTGCCGATGACCGGCGTTGGCAAGATCGACAAGAAGGCGCTGCGCGCAAGCTTCTGGGTCGGGCGCGAGCGGATGGTGGGGTAA
- a CDS encoding TPM domain-containing protein has translation MSLKRIGNHLLGNRSRVRKAFPPQSLARIEQAIKASEASHAGQIRFVVEGALDGAPLFRNQSARERAIDVFAQLRVWDTAHNNGVLIYLLLADRDVEIVVDRGIDARVGKAGWEAICQMMEAEFRAGHFERGVIKGIDAVTRHLAAHFPRDAGSVNELPDAPVVL, from the coding sequence ATGAGCCTCAAACGCATCGGCAACCATCTGCTCGGCAATCGCTCGCGGGTCCGCAAGGCGTTCCCGCCGCAATCGCTCGCAAGGATCGAACAGGCCATCAAGGCCTCCGAGGCCAGCCATGCCGGCCAGATCCGCTTCGTGGTCGAAGGCGCGCTGGACGGTGCCCCACTGTTCCGCAATCAATCCGCCCGCGAACGCGCCATCGACGTGTTCGCGCAATTGCGTGTCTGGGACACCGCGCATAACAACGGCGTGCTGATCTATCTGCTGCTCGCCGATCGCGATGTCGAGATCGTGGTCGACCGCGGCATCGATGCCCGCGTCGGCAAAGCCGGCTGGGAAGCCATCTGCCAGATGATGGAAGCGGAGTTTCGCGCCGGGCATTTCGAGCGCGGTGTGATCAAGGGGATCGATGCGGTGACGCGGCATCTGGCGGCGCATTTTCCGCGCGATGCCGGCTCGGTGAACGAACTGCCGGATGCGCCGGTGGTGCTGTAG
- a CDS encoding helix-turn-helix transcriptional regulator, whose product MERKSFEKLECPVARSLERVGEWWSILIMRDAIYGMTRFDQFQKNLNIAPNMLTRRLAVLVEAGLLEKRLYCEKPPRYEYIVTPRGRDFRSVLWSLQSWGNRHFAPEGESVVLIDKETGETADPILVDRRTGKPITEATHANAPGPAASARVQRRLSKPRPQKDGSP is encoded by the coding sequence ATGGAGCGCAAGAGTTTCGAGAAACTGGAATGCCCGGTTGCCCGCAGCCTTGAGCGCGTCGGCGAGTGGTGGAGCATTCTAATCATGCGCGATGCCATCTACGGCATGACGCGGTTCGACCAGTTCCAGAAGAACCTCAACATCGCGCCGAACATGCTGACCCGCCGGCTGGCAGTCCTTGTCGAGGCCGGCCTGCTGGAGAAGCGGCTATATTGCGAAAAGCCGCCGCGTTACGAATATATCGTGACCCCGCGCGGCCGGGATTTCCGTTCCGTGCTGTGGTCGCTGCAAAGCTGGGGCAACCGGCACTTCGCGCCTGAGGGTGAAAGCGTTGTTCTGATCGACAAGGAGACCGGCGAGACCGCCGATCCCATCCTGGTTGACCGCCGTACCGGCAAACCAATCACCGAAGCCACCCACGCCAACGCCCCCGGTCCTGCCGCCAGCGCACGCGTGCAACGGCGGCTCAGCAAACCGCGCCCGCAGAAGGACGGATCACCATGA
- a CDS encoding fasciclin domain-containing protein has protein sequence MSKKRIALLSFAAFSTLMISASFLEPAAAKMMKGENTVMVGGAAMYPSKNIVENAVNSKDHTTLVAAVKAAGLVDTLASPGPFTVFAPTNAAFGKLPKGTVGTLVQPENKATLTKILTYHVVPGKLAAADLTDGKKLTTVEGEQLTVKRSGGKVMIVDAKGGTSTVTIPNVNQSNGVIHVVNTVLMPG, from the coding sequence ATGTCCAAGAAGCGCATTGCACTGCTGTCATTCGCCGCCTTCAGCACGCTGATGATTTCGGCGAGTTTCCTCGAGCCCGCTGCTGCCAAGATGATGAAGGGCGAGAACACCGTCATGGTAGGCGGCGCCGCGATGTATCCATCGAAGAACATCGTCGAGAACGCGGTCAATTCGAAGGATCACACCACGCTGGTCGCCGCCGTGAAGGCCGCCGGCCTCGTCGATACGCTGGCCAGCCCCGGTCCGTTCACCGTGTTCGCGCCGACCAATGCGGCATTCGGCAAGCTGCCAAAGGGCACTGTCGGCACACTGGTGCAGCCGGAGAACAAGGCAACGCTCACCAAGATCCTCACCTATCATGTGGTGCCGGGTAAGCTTGCGGCTGCCGATCTCACCGATGGCAAGAAGCTGACCACCGTCGAAGGAGAGCAGCTCACCGTGAAGCGTTCGGGCGGCAAGGTCATGATCGTCGACGCCAAGGGCGGTACCTCGACCGTGACGATCCCGAACGTCAATCAGTCGAACGGCGTGATCCACGTGGTGAATACTGTGCTGATGCCGGGCTAA
- a CDS encoding YgcG family protein → MKAIKACLLTLLLCWSAVALADVAVPALTGRVVDQTMTLSESDRASLDSTLRDFESRKGSQIVVLIVPTTAPEAIAQYSIRVAEAWKIGRKKVDDGAILLVAKDDRKLRIEVGYGLEGALTDVTTKRIMDEIITPRFKTGDFAGGITAGVNQIIKVIDGEPLPAPDEWKGNSNALDQIMEYAPFLLFGVLIFGSILRNIFGRLFGSLATGGLVTAVVWLVAGSLLFGGILGAVAFFFTLISEALMSGGGGGGRRGGGYIGGGGGSWSSGSSSSSGGFSGGGGSFGGGGASGSW, encoded by the coding sequence ATGAAGGCGATCAAAGCCTGTCTGCTTACCTTGCTGCTGTGCTGGAGCGCCGTCGCTCTGGCCGATGTGGCCGTGCCGGCTCTGACGGGGCGCGTGGTCGATCAGACCATGACGTTGAGCGAGTCCGACCGGGCGTCGCTCGACAGCACGCTGCGTGATTTCGAGTCGCGCAAGGGCAGCCAGATCGTGGTGCTGATCGTGCCCACCACGGCGCCAGAAGCCATCGCGCAATACTCCATCCGCGTTGCCGAAGCCTGGAAGATTGGCCGCAAGAAAGTCGATGACGGCGCGATCCTGCTGGTCGCCAAGGACGATCGCAAGCTCCGCATCGAAGTCGGCTACGGCCTCGAAGGCGCGCTGACCGACGTCACGACAAAACGGATCATGGACGAGATCATCACGCCGCGCTTCAAGACCGGCGATTTCGCGGGTGGCATCACGGCCGGCGTCAATCAGATCATCAAGGTGATCGATGGCGAGCCGCTGCCGGCGCCGGATGAATGGAAGGGCAATTCGAATGCCCTCGATCAGATCATGGAATATGCGCCGTTCCTGCTGTTCGGCGTTCTGATCTTCGGCAGTATCCTGCGTAATATCTTCGGCCGGCTGTTCGGCTCATTGGCCACCGGCGGGCTCGTCACCGCGGTGGTCTGGTTGGTCGCCGGCAGCCTGTTGTTCGGCGGCATTCTCGGCGCGGTCGCGTTTTTCTTTACGCTGATCAGCGAGGCCCTCATGTCGGGCGGCGGAGGCGGTGGACGTCGCGGCGGTGGCTATATCGGGGGCGGCGGCGGTTCCTGGTCATCAGGGAGTTCATCGAGCAGCGGCGGCTTCAGTGGAGGCGGCGGCAGTTTCGGTGGCGGCGGCGCTTCGGGGAGTTGGTGA
- a CDS encoding LemA family protein encodes MRKFLTVLAALATLSLTNCGYNAIQTNDEQVKSAWSEVVNQYQRRADLVPNLVNSVKGFAQQEKDVLLGVTNARAKVGSVQATPDVVNDPAALQKFQAAQGELSSALSRLLVVTENYPQLKSDALFKDLMSQLEGTENRITVARNRYIKSVQDYNVGVRTFPNNLTAMMFGYKEKANFSVANESEISTAPKVDFNPTPAPAK; translated from the coding sequence ATGCGCAAGTTTTTGACCGTGCTGGCAGCACTGGCGACCCTCAGCCTGACCAATTGCGGTTACAACGCGATCCAGACCAATGATGAGCAGGTCAAGTCGGCCTGGTCGGAAGTGGTCAACCAGTATCAGCGCCGCGCGGACCTCGTGCCGAATCTCGTGAATTCCGTGAAGGGCTTCGCGCAGCAGGAGAAAGACGTTCTTCTGGGCGTCACAAATGCACGCGCCAAGGTCGGCTCGGTGCAGGCGACGCCTGATGTGGTCAACGATCCCGCCGCGCTGCAGAAATTCCAGGCCGCGCAAGGCGAACTCTCCAGCGCGCTGTCGCGCTTGCTCGTGGTCACCGAGAACTATCCACAGCTCAAGTCAGACGCGCTGTTCAAGGATCTGATGTCGCAGCTCGAAGGCACCGAGAACCGCATCACCGTGGCGCGCAACCGCTACATCAAGTCGGTGCAGGATTATAATGTCGGCGTGCGCACCTTCCCGAACAATCTCACCGCCATGATGTTCGGCTACAAGGAGAAGGCGAATTTCTCGGTCGCTAATGAGAGCGAGATTTCGACCGCACCGAAGGTCGACTTCAACCCGACGCCGGCGCCCGCGAAATAG